The Paroedura picta isolate Pp20150507F chromosome 17, Ppicta_v3.0, whole genome shotgun sequence genome contains the following window.
attatcgtGTGAAGCCCGCTGTGTGACAAACCGCTAGAATTAATCGTGACTCCctggcactccacacctctcgAGCTGTCCCGCATGTCTCTGGCTGCTTTTTGCGcgtcttgcactcctcactcgcTGCCGGAAATGCGAGGAGAGAGAGGAACGTTCTTTAGTCTTGttgtgctttggcctgcctaccactgtcaatcATTCTGGGCAACCAAACCCCTTCTGTCACTTCCGGCaatggccaattttttttttttttaatatacttatTCGTTTACATGCCTGGTCACAtattctccccacagcagacagacaccctgtgaggtgggtgagcctgagagagccctgagattactgaagaagaagaagaagaagaagaagaagaagaagaagaagaagaagaagaagaagaagagttggttcttatatgccgcttttctctacccgaaggaggctcaaaggggcttccagtcgccttccctttccctttcctctccccacaacagacaccctgtgagggaggggaggctgagagagccctgagattgctgaagaagaagaagaagagctggttcttatatgccgcttttctctacccgaaggagtctcaaagcggcttccagtcaccttccctttcctctccccacaacagacaccctgtgaggtgggggaggctgagagagccctgagattactgaaggagaagaagaagagttggttcttctatgccacttttctctacctaaaagagtctcaaagtggcttacaatctccttcccttcctctccccacaacagacaccctgggagggaggggaggctgagagagccctgagattactgaagaagtagaagggttggttcttatatgccgcttttctctacccaaaggagtctcaaagtggcttccattccccttccctttcctctccccacaacagacaccctggcttGCATAACATATACATGCTCCAGTATGAAACAGCGCAACATACTCCAGGATCAGACCCAGTGAACTGCCTCGACATCATTAATATATAACTATCGCCCATTTAACATTTAACTGCAACCCAACATGAACTCAACATTTGACCACTAACTATTTAACTGTTTAACGTAACATTTGACTGCAACCCAACAGGTTGGCTGGACTGAGGCTTTCCCCACGATGTGTCCAGCGGGCGTAACAGGGTGTTCTGGAGGGCCATCCTGGGTGTTATCCACTAGCTGGCCCCAACCTAAGGCTTGGGAGAAGAggtctcttttgcaggccctgaggacctgtgctagctctggcagggcccagatctcccccgggagctcatattgatatctgttatattgttattgttatactgatattgttctatgtaaatgttctatatgttttatgtaaaccacccagagccgtaggtaTAAAAAaacgaaataaaataaaattccacccagtaggggccaggacagagaaagctctggccctggttgagggcagaAATAGCTGAGCATAGCCAAGGGGCACAGGCAGAGAGGCGGTTTCTCAGGtttgctgggcccagaccatggtaAAGGTGATTGCCAAGACCTGAAActtgatccaggattcaactggtagccagtgcagctgttggagcacaggccgaatatgggccttccaagatgtcccCATGAGAACCTGTGAGACACAGCCTGTGGTCAGGGCATTAAGGACGGTGAGTTGTTTTCCTTTGTGCTAAAACATTTTCATGACCTTATCTGGACCCCAGTGGGAAGGATCAcctaaggcaggggcagtcaaccggtggtcctccggatgtccatggactacaattcccatgagcccctgccagcaaacgctggcaggggctcatgggaattgtagtccatgggcatccggagggccacaggttgactacccctgacctaaggcaCTGCCTTCACCTTTCCTAGAATCTTTTCCCCTCCTTTATAAAAAGCATTTTATGAAAAAGGAGGTCAATAAAGGGACAAGATAACAGTccatttaatcatagaatcctagagttggaaggggccatagaggccatctagtccaaccccctgctcaacgcaggatcagcccaaagcaccctaaagcatccaagaaaagtgtgcatccaacctttgcttgaagactgccagtgaggcagtcTCACTGCACTGCTGCCTCGAGAACAGCCGTGCTACGGTTTCTCCCCCCCACCGAACAAGGATCTTCTCTTACCTCCTTAAACGAGAACAGCTCCATGAAAATCTCGTAGTGACTCCGGGCCTGCACGCCAGCCCCGAGGATGCAAAGGACGTCCGAACGGGCCGGCATCAGCAGCTATGAGGCCCCCCCGCCAGAAAAAGAACTGGGGGTTAACATGGTCCTTTTCCAATGCGAAAGCTTCGACAGACGCTCAGTTTGAGACCCACATCTCCACCCCCCCATCCCGAGAGAACCGACATTATAATTTGATGCTCCTTCCAGGCCACAGGAGACGTGGCCTGGAATCCACTGATCCACGGGATCAGTGCTCCAAATCCTCAGTAGATCTTTCGAAAGCCAGCTCTATCCATGCGTAAATATTTCTCAGCCTGCGGACGTCAGAGGATTCAGGAGGGTGTAACTCAGCTTTGGTTGGCCTGCTGCATGTCCGAGATGGAGTATCTAGCCTGGCCTTTAGAGCTCAGCTGTACATCACAGAAACCAATTACGGTGAAAGCCGTTTCTTCGTTTGCGGGCCAGTCGCCCAGAGGAGAACCGGCCCCGATTCAAACCCTAACTATCCTTTTTTTATGGACCATCCGTCATCTACGAAGCTTCAATAAGCAGGGTGACTGCCACAGCgaaggagaatttttaaaaagcctacagAACTGCAGGGGCTTTGACCTCAAACGCAGATGCTGCAGGGTATTGCTAGATAAAGACTCAAAGGTTTTCCGAATAAAGACGTCCCAGCGCTTTGGAGAAGAACGCCTTTGAACAGGGGGGAGGACAAGAGAGAGCATGATCCTTTTGATTTCCAGCCACCAAATATTGGTTAGGAAAGGCTGCCTTGAAAATAAGCTGAAGAGAACCCCAAAAGCCTTCCGGACAGACTGGCTCACATTCCagggcagaacaaaacaaaatcagaacacctttgagatcaacaaagatttattcaaggcgtgaggaagagggcttgcactcgaaagctcatgtcttgaatcaatctttgctggtcttaaaagtgccactggactctgattctgtttccttgtgctgcttcagaccaacacggctgcccacttgaatctattccagGGCAGGGAAGACTATGAAGGGACGTGGCTAAGCCGTGTTACAACTAACACGACCTGAATGCAGCACAGTTTTGCCGACTACCCTTCTCTTTGTCAGAGCCATGAGGTGTGGCATCAGGAGACCAACATTTATATATGCGATTAtaattttttagaagaagaagaagagtcggttcttatatgccgcttttccctacccgaaggaggctcaaaggggcttccagtcgccttccctttcctctcccccacaacagacaccctgtgagggaggggaggctgagagagccctgagattactgaagaagaagaagagttggttcttatatgctgcttttctctacccaaaggagtctcaaagcagcttccaatcaccttccctttcctctccccacaacaggcaccctgtgagggaggggaggctgagagagccctgatatcactgaagaagaagaagaagagtcggttcttatatgccgcttttccctacccgaaggaggctcaaagcggcttccaatcgccttccctttcctctccccacaacagactccctgtgagggaggggaggctgagagagccctgagattactgaagaagaagaagaagagttggttcttatatgccacttttctctacccaaaggaggctcaaagcggcttacagtcgccttccctttcctctccccacaacagacaccctgtggggtgggtgaggctgagagagccctgatattcctgctcggtcagaacagttttatcagtgccattcagagcccaaggtcacccagctggttgcatgtgggggagtgcagaatcaaacccggcatgccagattagaagtctgcactcctaaccacgacaccaaactggcgctTGCTGGCTTTTTAAATTCCCGCTGTTTGCTTTTTCCTCCTTAAACTCCTAGCCAAGCAGCTGTGTCGTGGTCTCAGGCCTGCTAGAAAGCGATGAAACAGGGAAGGGAAACGCCTGACATTCTCAGCAGAAAACAACACAAAGGAACACCCATTAGACATGCTCTGGCCCTGCTCCTGACATGCTCCTGAACTGCCCTGGATCTGCTCCAAGCCGGCTGGGCACAAGTCTCTTGATCAGGAGAGAAAATGCCCATTTCTTTTCAGGCTCCAAACCCTGACTGCAGGCagcaaactgccttgagcccatGATTCAAATTGCAGGAGGTGTTTGGGCACGCACAAGGAAGACGACGGGAATCAGCCCCGGGCTTTCTTCTGCTTTCTAAGGAACTCTTCTAGTGCTGCTCTAGTGCCCCATGGGTTTGCAACGCtctgaaacaggggtagtcaaactgcggccctccagatgtccatggactacaattcccaggagccccctgccagcgaacgctggcagggcgctcctgggaattgtagtccatggacatctggagggctgcagtttgactacccctgctctgaaatAATTAATTAGCAAgggcagaaaggaaaagaagacccGGAACAGACAGGAAAGTCCTTTTACTGCTTTGTGCAGCGCCGTTTTTattaaggagcaggaaatctgAGGACACCCACCTTGGTGGCGATCGCAGACACAGCGGCTGTCCGCCTGGCCGTGATCACGCTGCCGTCCATGACCTTTTCCAAAAGGGGACATCAAGCAGAAGGAGAACAATTCAGGACATTTTTCCTTGTGCAAAACCAGATCCACCGCGAATGTCCCTGGACAGAAAACTCTCCCATTTTTTAATCTTTACAACCGACTTTCCTATTGGGTCAGGCCGAGAGTGAGCAATTAAGGACCTAGGATCATATACTTTCGCAGTGcgtttgcggctggattttccggggtttctcagtggtcaaaaagttcGGAAAGGCTGCCCTAATTAAACTAGGTGGCAGGTCATTGTTATTCTTTTCTAGAgtggttttaaaaaattgccaagaTTTGAAAAGGTGTTTTCTCCTGGGAGTGAAAAGGGAAAAATGCTCTTCGTCAGAGAGACACCTGCTGTGACAGACTAGAGGAAACAATGTCTTCCGCACATGCAAATCTATGACGATTTGATCCATCCGCTGCAACCTACATGGTGAATCAGATTTTAATTGGGGGGGCAGCCCGAGTAAAAAATGCCCCCACGACAAATCTTGGCGTGATTCATCACATGGACAGGCCTTGCCATGCACTCTGCCACCTTTATGCCCCTCCTTTTCGGGAAGAAAGGAGATCAGAGAGGTGGCAGGTTGCAAAATGCTCCAGCTGACATGCTGAGGCAGCAGGGGAAATTGCTTGGGACTCACAGGAACGACAATAAGTTATACATCTGCCCAAAGGCGATGCGCAGGTGAGATACCAGCAGGCTCCAGGCAGCACATGAAACTTCAGAGAGAAGGTTCTCCAACATGGCGGCCTCTCTTCTCTTGGAGCCCATGAAGCATTTCAGGAAGAGGGTATGGCCACGGTAAAGGAGGGTTTTTTATTGGCTGCCCTCATTTGAACAAAAGGGTTTCAAGAGGACTGGTAGGCACCTGGTCTCTCTTTAGTCCACATGTGGCCCCAGTCACCCTTCTCAGGAGGATGTGAGGTATTCTTTTTGGCTCCGCCTCCCGCAGCggccattttgggtttggctccGCCTTCTCTGGCAGCCATTCTGCACCGGTGCTCGCTATCCCCTCTCAAAATTCCATGTTGCCCGCAGCCTCCAAACAGCTGGGGGCCCCGGGACAGACAGTCAAACAAGGACTTGAGTTCAAAAGTCaccctgccatgaagctcaccgCGCATTCACTCTGTCTCAAGTTAACCCACCCCCTCGGTTCGTGGTGAGGCTGCAAAGAGAAGGGAGAGAACCACATCTGGTGTCCTTGCAGGCAGGATAAGGACCCGAGAGATTGACGGACCAGCCGCCCGGTTCCTTTCCGGCCTAGAATTCGAACTCAGCTCCCCAGTTCAGCTCGGCAAATTTGAGATGCATTTCTACCGGCAGCGAACGCCACCACCACCTCAGAGACGTACCGCTTTTAGAGCTCCATTGGCTGGGTCAAACAAGAGGACCGTCGCTTGGTGCGAAGGGACAGAAGGGTCCTTGAGGTCCTCATAAAAGGTCACCAGCTTGGTGGTCAGCGCATCGTCCCTTTCGCTGTACGCAGGCATCACCCCTAAGAACCTTCAGTAAACAAAAGGAAAACTCTGACCATTTCAGTTTATCTCCCCAGCTGGCAACCTATAAACAGGGGAAACAATATTTCTCTCGAAACCcagggcaatttaaattttaatgggCTTTAGATCACAAAACCGGGTGGAAAAAAAAggttattactattgttatttattgaatttgaATACTGCTCTCCCATATGGAGGTATGAAAGGACACCCAAAGACCCTTGGCTTTAAGTTTTGACTTTTCGCTTAGCAAATTATTTGTCACAAGTTTTGTTggacttcacaacaaccttggaaGGGAGGACAGCATGCTACTGGGAAATCAGGCGGTTCTCACAAACAAATCCCAAAAATCCTGTGTATATCAAGAGCCCCAGATGGCACCCCTTCCATTCATAGTAATCAAGATATTATCCTGGCgaggatttcctccccccccctccattctcaAAAGAGGAATCCTAAAAAGAACGAAGGGATCACAGGACACAAAGCTCACAGTTTTCGGAGTCTGGAATAGACCATCCTCTCCAGAACTATCGAAAGAGAAAATCTTACTGTTCCCTttacaaaagctttaaaaaagtgtgtctactcaaggctatggtcttcccagttgcaatgtattttGGAaggtgaaagttggaccacaaggaagaattgaggcttttgaactctggtgctggagaagacttttgcgagtcccttggactgcaaggcgaacaaaccggtcagtcctagaggagatcagccctgactgctcctcagaaggccagatcctgaaggtgaaactcaaatactttggcctcctcatgagaaggaaggactccctggagaagagcctaatgctgggagcgatcgagggcaaaagaagaaggggacgacagagaatgaggtggatggatggagtcactgaagcagtcggtgcaaacttaaatggactccggggaatggtggaggacaggaaggcctggaggatcattgtctacggggtcgcgatgggtcggacacgacttcgcaactaacaacagcaacaacaacaaaaggatgtTGTTATCCTTTTGTTGCAAAGAGTAACCTTGCTTGTTTCCAGCAAGGGACTTGCTCCCTGACCAGAACCAGACATCCAACAGGTGATCTGAGCAGAGGTGGCCTGGTGAACTCCAGCCTGCCGGCAAGGtgggaaaagaagaggaaagcgGAGCAGcgggagcccccccccaaccccccccaacccccaggttgccAACTCACACCTCTCCCTCGCTTGCTCTGGTGCCAACCACTAAAGGGCAGAGGGGGATCTCTGCAGAACTGCCCTGCGTGGAAAGCACAGGCACcccggccgggaggggggggagaagttggCACCCCGCCCTCGCCGCGCTTCTCACCCGCGGTGCTTCTGGATGGGGACCACGGTGCGCACCGGCTGCACGACGCCTCCGGCGGGGCCGCGGGAGAAGTCggccaaagcggcttccaaagcGGGGACGAGCCGGTCGGCCGCGGGGAAGTGCTGATCCACCGCCTCGGCGCCCAGGAACAGCGGCGGCCGCGCTCCCCGGCTCATGGTGATTGATGGTCGCCGTCCTGCTGAGCCGCCTCCCAGCCGATCGCGGCTCTCcagcgcccgccgccgcccagcgGCCACGCGGGGTGGGGACCGGGCAGGAGGCGGAGCCGAGAGGCCCGCAAGCTTCCGAGCTCTGCAGAACGCCTCGTCGCTGGGTCGTTCTGGGTAGAAGCCTTCAGGCGCACAAAAGCTTCTGCCTTCAAGGTCCCCCTGGGCTCAAATTTGGTGCTCTTCTTTAAGGgcgcctgttgtggagagaggaaagggaaggcgattgtaagggagggaaaagcggcatataagaaccaactcttcttcttcttcagtaatctcagggctctctcagcctcaccctcctcacagggtgtctgttgtggggagaggaagggaaggcgactggaagccgctttgagcctccttcgggtagggaaaagcggcatataagaaccaactcttcttcttctaagcacatATATATATTACGCCCAAATATATAAAAGCTTTTGCCCAGCCGGGTtgctgattggctactggaggtTTGAGTAGCcatgcaggttttttaaaaatgttgctttggcagtgaattccatagttTAATCACTTGTTGgatccagggggggagggggggaggacgggACTTTATTGACTATTGCACctcatgcatcattttataaaccacTATCCTGTCCCCCTTATCCATCTTTTTGCAGAtggaaaagtcccagattctccAGCTCCCAGGAAAGGGGGTCCAACCCTTTGACcatcttggttgtcctcttcCCTCCTCTCAACAGATCGAGACACAGTTAGGTCCAGAAGGGAATCAGGCGGTCACTGAAGATTTTAACCCAACACTTTAAATTGGAACAAGAAAACATTCACAAAAAACATATGGAGGAGAACCACAGCATGGTCCGGCCCTGCTGACAGCCAGAGACTCTCCCTCCAGACCGGTTGTCTTTCTGGACACTTTTTGAAAGCAGCTAATGAGAGAGCTGCCGGTCACAATAGTCCAGTAAGGAAAACTTCGGTCATTCACTGAAACCATCCAGACTGGCTGTCCCTGGAGAGAAATGGATGCCTCATTCTTAAACCTATGAAGCTTGTTTGCCCTTAAGCACGGGAGGAATCGGGGAGAACTTTCTCTTTCAAGTGATGCAGAACTACGTTAAACAAAAAAAGACAAGGAGACTCAAGAAGTTGAAATCCTGAGCTCCAGCTGCATGGGAGAAAAGGCCCCGCCACACTGGGAGGACATGTGAATGAATTCTCCTTCTCTATCAGATTTCGCCAGTGCCCATGTTAGATCCATGGGCCAAGGAACACGGCGGCACGCgaatctttcagctctttattggtgacagTTAATAGTATAAGAGTCCCAAGACTTCACTAGAAAACTGCTGAACAACACGCCCCCCCCGATACACAGAGGACAATAAAACCACCCGTGGTGCAGATGATTGGACACACAGTGATTTAAGCGGATTGGATCCACGGAGGAGCCTGCCGTGAGCCGACTGGCCAGGCCGCAACTACCCGATACAAATCTACCGGTTCCCATGGGAAAGCCAGTCAGCCATGAGCGTAGAATcgtgatcctgcctcagacctcaaactTGGTCCCCGGCAGGACTACCAACACCCCATAACTAACTTTGACCATTTACTTcctttatatgccacctttctccccagtgtaaGTAGAtagatatttatttgtatatagccataggcgtttatacaaaatataaaatacacatttacaaacagtaaaacagtGTAAGTCAGTCAAGGGGtttacattttccttcttctgtcgtgttttatatatatatatatatatatatatatatatatatatatatatatatatatatatatatatatatatatatatattatatatattatatatataatatatatatatataatgcttgcaacaaccctgcaaggtaggttagtgtgtgactgtcccaaggtcactcaacgaGTGttcatggtagagtggggatttgaacctggctctcccagatcctaatgcaACGCTCCACGTAGTACAACCCACTGGCTTTCCAAGAACTGATCAGCCAGGAGTAAAGTGGTCAGCTTCCAAAAGCAATTGGTGCACACCAGGAAACGTGTCCCAGTGCTCGTGGGAGTCCCCTGTGTGGAAGTTTGCAGTGCCAAAATCTGTTAGTCACAAAAACTTCCAATTAAAACTTCATTCCCAACTacaccccctcccacacacccccccacacaaCAAAATAATCAACTTTCCTCCCCAAACTATCTGCAGCTGAGTTCATGCGAGACAGATTTGCATTATTAATTTGGTGATTTCCATCCAGCTAAAacgtctactgcaggggtagtccaactgcggccctccagatgtccatggactacaattcccatgagcccctgccagcgaatgctggcaggggctcctgggaattgtagtccatggacatctggagggccgcagtcggactacccctggtctactgtgtGCGCAGAAGTAAATAACTTTGCACCCTTTGATCTTGCTTGTCTCACTGAAGGATCATGTAGCTCTCCAGCGGcctacggactacaattcccgtgagccccacGGGACCGGAAGTGGAGAGGGAGCGGACAGGAAGTGGAGAGGGCGCTCTCCTCCTGCGGCCTTGGCGGGGAGAAGAGGGCCCGTCCAGCCCTTCCGGCCTCTCGCTGGTCCTTCCGCGCGGTGCGTGCCGGGAAAGCGCCGTCTCCTTCCGCTGCCATCTTGGTGTCCTCCCCGGGAggcaggcggaggcggaggcggcggcggccatggGGGCGATGAAggccggggcggcggcggcggcgcggggccTCGCGGTGagcgggggaggggagcgggggaGGCCAGGGCGGCGGAGGGGGAGGCGGAGCGGGAGGGCGACGCCTGGGCAGGAGGGCGAGCGGGAGAGGCCGCGGAGGGCGGGCCGACCTTGACTGGGGCCTGgccgggaggggggaagggaagggaaggaaggaggccggcagccgctccccctccccctttcctctcttctcccctctcatttcctcccctccccccttccctcctctccccctttcctctctttccccttttctcccctccttcctctcccccttccctcttctccccttttcctctagtcctctccccactttcctcccctcttatttcctcccctcctcacccccttccCTCTACTCCTCTCCCCACTTCTATCCTCTCGCCCTTCCCTCTTCTCCACCTTCCCACTactcctctccccactttcctcccttcctctcccccttccctcctctcccccttccctcctctcccccctttcttctcttttgccttttctcccctccttcctctccccactttcctcccctcttatttcctccccttccctctactcatctccccacttctctcctctccccctttcctctctttccccctttctccccgcccctcctccctcccctctcatttcgtcccct
Protein-coding sequences here:
- the CRYM gene encoding ketimine reductase mu-crystallin, with amino-acid sequence MSRGARPPLFLGAEAVDQHFPAADRLVPALEAALADFSRGPAGGVVQPVRTVVPIQKHRGFLGVMPAYSERDDALTTKLVTFYEDLKDPSVPSHQATVLLFDPANGALKAVMDGSVITARRTAAVSAIATKLLMPARSDVLCILGAGVQARSHYEIFMELFSFKEVRVWNRTEENAEKFARSVDGPVRVFSTVQEAVTGADVIVTVTMATKPILHGEWVKPGAHINAVGASRPDWRELDDDVMQNSVLYVDSKEAALRESGDVILSGAEIFAELGEVLLGTKPALREKTTVFKSLGMAIEDTVAAKMVFDSWLAGS